The following proteins come from a genomic window of Spartinivicinus poritis:
- a CDS encoding contractile injection system protein, VgrG/Pvc8 family has protein sequence MLINYEITIPSFPVNIQNHLISLELTDEAGIKSDSVTLKLSDHEGNLPIPAKGTKLSVAIQNIHMGDFIIDEVSLSGPPNQMTIQAKGANLRDQLRSPKSRSWHQKKLVDIVTTVANDNGLKPKIAEVFTPIVIDHIDQTEESDINFLSRIALDHGAIVKPMMEHLVFVERGKTKTATGKQLSPITISKINKWNLKAPDRQYYKSVMAKYHSAEGGKTEHVKVGNGEPIYTIKMVYPTREAAKASAKAKLSGLNDTEASLSITVVGNPELIAERPLVIQGVRASVDGRWVVKQAKHSISASGYTTNVSLVK, from the coding sequence ATGTTAATTAATTACGAAATCACCATTCCATCATTCCCCGTCAACATCCAAAACCACCTAATCAGTCTCGAACTCACTGACGAAGCAGGTATCAAGTCTGATAGCGTAACCCTGAAGCTATCTGACCATGAGGGTAACTTACCCATTCCAGCCAAAGGCACCAAGCTATCAGTCGCCATTCAGAACATTCATATGGGGGATTTTATCATTGACGAGGTGTCACTCTCTGGCCCACCGAATCAAATGACTATTCAGGCGAAAGGCGCTAACTTAAGGGATCAACTCCGTAGCCCTAAGTCACGTTCATGGCATCAAAAAAAGCTGGTAGATATTGTAACCACTGTGGCTAATGACAATGGTTTGAAACCTAAAATTGCAGAAGTATTTACGCCTATTGTCATTGATCATATAGACCAGACAGAAGAATCCGATATTAATTTTTTAAGTCGTATTGCCTTAGATCATGGGGCAATTGTTAAGCCAATGATGGAACACTTGGTATTTGTAGAGCGAGGGAAAACCAAAACTGCTACCGGTAAACAATTGTCACCAATAACAATTTCTAAAATTAATAAATGGAATTTAAAGGCCCCTGACAGGCAATATTATAAAAGTGTGATGGCTAAGTATCACAGTGCTGAAGGTGGCAAGACAGAGCATGTAAAAGTTGGTAATGGTGAACCAATCTATACTATTAAAATGGTATATCCAACCAGGGAAGCAGCCAAAGCCAGTGCTAAAGCTAAGCTAAGTGGGTTAAATGATACAGAAGCCAGTTTAAGTATAACCGTAGTAGGTAATCCTGAGTTAATAGCAGAGCGGCCTTTAGTTATTCAAGGTGTAAGAGCTAGTGTTGATGGTCGGTGGGTAGTGAAGCAGGCAAAGCACTCGATAAGTGCTTCTGGGTATACGACGAATGTTAGTTTAGTAAAGTGA
- a CDS encoding tail protein X, with product MATVYRTKDGDTLDWICKQYYGDESFVLQVLDANPRLVEQGPVLAAGIEISLPELALEAQATENLWS from the coding sequence ATGGCGACAGTATACCGAACCAAAGACGGTGATACCCTGGACTGGATTTGTAAGCAGTATTATGGCGATGAAAGCTTTGTGCTGCAGGTATTGGATGCCAATCCCAGGTTAGTGGAGCAAGGGCCTGTTTTAGCGGCGGGTATAGAGATTAGTTTACCTGAGCTTGCCCTTGAAGCCCAGGCAACAGAGAATTTATGGTCTTAA
- a CDS encoding phage tail protein, with protein MSYTLLKLGDFIFSIKTASYQKLRQQWQFKWVSQHIIGGYPQQQYTGETARTMTLTGIMYPGQYGSRDSLLHMVELAGTGDILGYWCITQVSENGAYPDKQGQCRKIEFSVSITYYGDSIPNQRR; from the coding sequence ATGAGCTATACACTACTCAAGTTGGGCGATTTTATATTCTCGATTAAGACAGCCAGCTATCAAAAGCTCCGTCAGCAATGGCAATTTAAATGGGTAAGCCAGCATATCATTGGTGGCTACCCACAGCAGCAGTATACCGGGGAAACCGCCCGAACCATGACACTAACAGGCATTATGTACCCTGGCCAATATGGAAGCCGCGACAGCCTTTTACACATGGTTGAACTAGCGGGTACCGGCGACATCCTCGGCTACTGGTGTATAACTCAAGTCAGTGAAAACGGCGCTTACCCTGACAAACAAGGCCAGTGCCGTAAGATTGAATTCAGCGTGAGCATAACCTACTATGGCGACAGTATACCGAACCAAAGACGGTGA
- a CDS encoding phage tail assembly protein, whose product MSETITLNYPIEMNGEVINEVNLRRPKTKDMKNIEKRGGGEITQSIHMIADLSGLDIKTIEELDAADFQRLNEVVAGFLDSTGNQ is encoded by the coding sequence ATGAGCGAAACTATTACCTTAAACTACCCTATTGAAATGAATGGCGAAGTGATTAACGAAGTTAACCTACGCCGCCCCAAAACTAAAGACATGAAAAACATTGAAAAACGGGGTGGTGGTGAAATTACCCAAAGCATCCATATGATTGCTGATCTATCTGGACTGGATATTAAAACAATAGAAGAATTGGATGCTGCCGATTTTCAACGCTTAAATGAAGTGGTGGCAGGTTTTTTAGACTCGACTGGCAATCAGTAA